DNA sequence from the Coffea eugenioides isolate CCC68of chromosome 9, Ceug_1.0, whole genome shotgun sequence genome:
agaggaggagggaggaggGAGGAGGGCAGTAGAAGAAAGGAGGGAGAGGGTGGTGCGTGTTGTGGTATCaacttttaaaaaatattccaaaaaattttaaatcctAAAAATACTTTAAAATACATACCAAAAACACTCTTAAAAACATCTgccataaaattttttttcatatatactaTTAcagaaaatattttaaaaatatctaaaaaaaacagttaatccaaacacaacctataTCTTTGACGTAGCAATGAGTGGTACATCAACTCAATTATGACTTTTTTTACACCAAATTTGTACCAGTTTGAACTAGAAGGGCCCCATTTCTCCCTTCAAAGACCTTTCAATTCACGTTTATAGCTCATTGTATAGTACTCAGTTTTGCTAAAACTAAAGGCTTAGCTGAGAAAAATTCACAGAGAGCTTAGCATGGATAACtatcaagaagaagaagaattgcATCAACCACTCTTACAATCCAACCAACAAACACCATCACCACCGCCACCACCACGAGTACTGGACTACTCCCACTCGACAGCCTATGAAGCCAGCACCGAGCTCGAGAAGGTGCTCTCCAACACCCAACTGCCACGGTTCAAACGCATCCGACAAGCCTCTTGGATCGAACTCAGGCTCCTGTTTCGGCTAGCCGCACCTGCCGTCATGGTTTACATGATCAACAATCTGATGTCCATCTCCACTCGAATGTTTGCCGGCCAACTCGGGAATCTTGAGCTTGCTGCTGCCTCCCTCGGCAACCAAGGCATTCAACTCTTTGCCTATGGCCTCATGGTACATAATCTCTTTAAATCTCCTACTAATACACatatccacatatatttgctcCTTAAATCCAAGTATTATAAACTTTCAATACAGAAAAGATTAATACCTATAATATCTGGAAAGAGAAAATGTGTCCGATAAATGCATGAATTAGCcagtatttttaaaaaaatcatttgctCGTATCTCACACACTTTTTTTtatcacctttttatttcacgTATGATATATCATGAAAATATCCAAGCACACTCAAGCTTCTTGTGTTTTACAGCTAGGAATGGGAAGTGCTGTGGAGACTCTATGTGGGCAAGCCTATGGAGCTCAGAGGCATGATATGCTAGGGGTGTACCTCCAAAGATCAACGGTGGTACTCATCTTAACAGGGTTGCCGGTGACCGTGGTTTATGTTCTATCAAAGCCACTCCTGCTTTGGCTGGGGGAATCCAAAAGCGTGGCATCAGCAGCAGCAGTATTCGTATACGGGCTGATCCCGCAAATCTTTGCCTACGCAGTGAATTTTCCCTTACAGAAGTTCCTGCAAGCTCAGAGCATTGTTGCACCTAGTGCCTATATCTCACTGGGCACCTTATTCTTGCACGTACTCTTGTGCTGGATTTCGGTGTACAAGATAGGACTTGGGTTGATTGGGGCATCACTGGTGTTGAGTTTGTCCTGGTGGATTATTGTGATTGGTCAGTTTGTTTACATAGTATTGAGTGATAAGTGTAAGACCACCTGGACAGGGTTCACATTGGAGGCTTTTACCGGACTTCGGGAGTTTGTGAAATTGTCGGCTGCATCAGCAGTCATGTTGTGTTTGGAGACTTGGTATATGCAGATTTTGGTGTTGATTTCTGGATTGCTTCCAAATCCTGAGCTTTCCTTGGATTCTCTATCAATCTGGTAATGTATCTTTTACAGTTTCTTCCTGTATAGGAGTGATAATCTTTTTAATTCCATGTCGTTCCAATATGGTTCCGCAGTACTAATTCCTGAATGTGAGGAAAAACAATTCAAATCTAAGTAGtacaattttattgatttttaagTACAATTGGTTTCAGGAGCTTCCTCACTAGTTAGTTACTACTACCTATCCGGACGTGCAAGCATATTTTCTTGtcccaagaaaaacaaaaaatcgaAAAATTATATCCTCGTATTACTTTAAGCTTGTCATTATAAGGTATTGTCCGATTTTTGGtcataaaaaatgtaaagaGAGGCTGgtttttctttctaattttatTTGGACAGACAGCCTGATTTTGTCTCGGCCCATCCATAATGAAGTATATTTTAGGCTAATTCCACCCAAAACAAGAATTATTTGGTTGCATAAAAAAGCAGCCTTC
Encoded proteins:
- the LOC113783424 gene encoding protein DETOXIFICATION 40-like; translation: MDNYQEEEELHQPLLQSNQQTPSPPPPPRVLDYSHSTAYEASTELEKVLSNTQLPRFKRIRQASWIELRLLFRLAAPAVMVYMINNLMSISTRMFAGQLGNLELAAASLGNQGIQLFAYGLMLGMGSAVETLCGQAYGAQRHDMLGVYLQRSTVVLILTGLPVTVVYVLSKPLLLWLGESKSVASAAAVFVYGLIPQIFAYAVNFPLQKFLQAQSIVAPSAYISLGTLFLHVLLCWISVYKIGLGLIGASLVLSLSWWIIVIGQFVYIVLSDKCKTTWTGFTLEAFTGLREFVKLSAASAVMLCLETWYMQILVLISGLLPNPELSLDSLSICLAVNGLLFMVSVGFNAAASVRVGNELGAGNPKSAAFAVFMVNFVSFVVAVVEAIIVLSLRHVISYAFTSGETVANAVSDLCPFLAVTLILNGVQPVLSGVAVGCGWQAYVAYVNVGCYYVVGIPLGCLLGFKYKLGAKGIWSGMIGGTMMQTLILVWSTFRTDWNKEVEKARERLRTWDDKKEPLLKE